The Panicum hallii strain FIL2 chromosome 5, PHallii_v3.1, whole genome shotgun sequence genome contains the following window.
ATGTCAATCAGAGCTTAGATTGACTCGTGTTGCTTTCTTGAAAGCCGTCCAAAAGACTCTTTGCAAACGAGCATCGTGTAAGACCGTGCCACGTGGCAGCGTATCCACTCATAATAGCATTCTGCACAATGTGCCTGACTCGCATTGCTTTGGACGGAGAAATTAAAGATGAAAAAATCAGTGTTGACTGAGCCAATGACTCTGTGCAGTTTCCGGTACTTTGTCCAAAACACAGACCAATGACTTTGACTTCGAGAGGCTTGGCCGGGTCACCTCATCGATCGTGTACTCCACATCGCTGTGTCGGGAGGTGCAGGGCTGCAGGCAAACCGCCGTGCCTTGGCCAACCAGAAGAAGGGGCGGCAACCGGAAGGACGACGCCCAAACTTCACTAAAGAATTGGGCTTGGGCAGCCATGACTCCGCTGCACCATTTGTCCTTGTCCATGTCGAGACCAGAGCATGCATATAACATTGGAGCAAGATTTCATGGACAACTCGCTGGAACTTCTTGTGGGTTGTCTTTTCTTCAGCTAATGAGACCGATATGTTTGTGTTTCTCAGCTGAGGCTATTTTTTTATTGATTATTATTTTCACCGAAGACCGAACCTTATGTTTCTTTGAATTGAAATTATTTGCTGGAGTGATAATAGGAAAATGATTTTCTTGTTGTGCTCCATAGCATTTTGAAACCTTCAATCATGGAGAAAATCCCTGATGCTCGTTAAATGAAATTTCAAAAAAATTTCATCTTCTAATGGCAGGCAGAACAGAACTGAACCTAATATGGCGTCCTTGCCATTGGCCACCGCCGAAGTATGTAACTCCAATGCTGGTTTAATTCTGAATGACGATCTTCGTGCCCTCCAACCGATCTTCCGTATCTATGGAAGGCGGCAGATTTTTGCTGGCCCTGTTGTGACACTGAAGATCTTCGAGGACAACGTTCTGCTCTGTGAGTTTCTGGAGGAGAAAGGTCACGGCAGGGGCCTGGTGGTCGATGGTGGCGGGAGCAAGCGCTGCGCCGTTTTGGGCGGCAACCTTGCTCAGCTAGCGCGGAACAATGGTTGCATCAAGGACGTTGATGAGATCAACAGCT
Protein-coding sequences here:
- the LOC112892264 gene encoding putative 4-hydroxy-4-methyl-2-oxoglutarate aldolase 2 isoform X1; translated protein: MRSSSNSLVVEHNEQDGCRQNRTEPNMASLPLATAEVCNSNAGLILNDDLRALQPIFRIYGRRQIFAGPVVTLKIFEDNVLLCEFLEEKGHGRGLVVDGGGSKRCAVLGGNLAQLARNNGCIKDVDEINSCDVGIHALNSHPMKSNKKGVIEKHVPVTFAGTIISDGEWLYADSNGILLSNSELTL
- the LOC112892264 gene encoding putative 4-hydroxy-4-methyl-2-oxoglutarate aldolase 2 isoform X2 encodes the protein MRSSSNSLVVEHNEQDGCRTEPNMASLPLATAEVCNSNAGLILNDDLRALQPIFRIYGRRQIFAGPVVTLKIFEDNVLLCEFLEEKGHGRGLVVDGGGSKRCAVLGGNLAQLARNNGCIKDVDEINSCDVGIHALNSHPMKSNKKGVIEKHVPVTFAGTIISDGEWLYADSNGILLSNSELTL